The Mesorhizobium loti DNA segment GCGGCTTCCCGGTCGATCTCCATTTCGGCCTGGTGCCAGTGCCGCTCGTGGTCGCCATCAGCGCCGCCTTCGCGTTGCCATATGGCGTAGGCGCGGTCTCGGATCTTGTCGTTGCGGTCGTCGGTCATGGTGGTTCTCCCTTCGTGTCGGGGAGGAACGCCGCGCCGGCGCGAACGATCCAAAAATTTTGCGTGATCGTCGGCTGGGGATCGCAAGGCGTCACGGGTTCAGACGCGCCGGCTCCGCGCGTTCCTACTCGCACTGGCGCCTCGGCCCACCGGAATAGGGCTGGTAGCTGTTGTCCTCGGGACGGTAGGAGCGGTAGCGGCTGAAGCAGGACTGGACGTGGTCGTTCGAAAGATCGGCCGACGCAAGCAAAGGCGCGGCGCCCTCGACATAGCTGACTTCGGCGGGCGCGGCCTGGTCGGCGGCGGCAGTGGTGTCGACATAGGGCGACACGCAGGGGCGCTGCTGTCCGCTATAGGACATGTAGCTGTTGTCGTCGGGATTGTAGGAGCGGTAGCGGTCCGCGCACCAGCTGACATGGGCGGCCGGCAGCCTGGCCTGCTGCGTGCCGGCATCGTGCGCCACCGCGACTGTATGGGTCGGCTCGGGCGACTGCACCCTGGCGGCGGCATCGGGGGCGGCGGGCTGCGCGGCGGCCACGCGCTCCAGGCCCGGCGCGGCCTTGTCCACGGGCTGTGCGTCCTTGGTCCACAGCTGCGAGACACTGTCGGCGGGCCTGGCCTGATGCGCAGGCTTGGCGACAATCAGCCAAGCGGCGAAAGCCAGCCCGCTGGCAAAGACCGCAAGGGTCAGGAAAAAGCCTGCGACCAATGCCAAAACCGCTTTCATCACACACTCCTTGAGCCCCTGCTAATAGAATGCGGAGCGTCGGGACTGGTTCCAGCGAGCGAGCGTTTGGCAAAGGTGTCTCAAACCGGCAACCGCACATCCACCGAGAACTCGTTCTCCACCGCCAGCAATGCCTTGACCATCTCCTTGTCGCGCTCACGCTTCTGCAGGGTGCGGGCCAGCAGCCAGTCCAGCGACAGCCTGCCGGCGCCGACGGCGGCCAGCACGAACATGCCGCCTGCGATCGCCAGGTCCTTTTCGAAATGCAGCAGCTCGTTCTGGCTGGAGAAGTTGGTGTGGAACAGCAAGGCGGTGGACAGGCAGAACAGGCCGAGCCCGATGCCGCCCAGCCGCGTCAGCAGGCCTGATGCCACCGAGAGCCCTGCCCCCAGTTGCAGCGCGATGGTGGCGATGAACAGCGGCAGGCCGACGCCAAGTGCTGCCATCGCCTTGGCGGCGCCGTCGAAATGGGTGGCCAGCGTCACGCCCTCATGCAGGAAGATGAAGGACATAAGCAGGCGGCCGGCAAGCAGGGTCACGTCCCTGATCTGGTATTTCGTGGCGAGGCCGTTGAGCTTCGCGGCGATGTCGTTCGGTGTCATGGGTCAGCCTCCATTTTTGGCATGAGGCAAGCGCCGCCCGCCGCGGGACGCACGAGAACGGCACCTGCCGGATGTGATGTTCGAAAAGGCCGGAGCCGGCTCGAGGGAGAGCGCCGGCTCCGGCAATGGGCGCCAGCCACGAGCGCCCAAACTTTGGTAAGGTCAGCGCCAGCCCCCACTCCGTCTCGGCTTCGCCGAGCCACCTCCCCCCACGTCCGTGGGGGAGAGGAAATGGCGGTGGCGCCGTGGGTTTACTGCGTCACCTTGGTGTCGATGGCCTTTTGCAGGTCGGACAGCTCGTCGCAGCCGGCGGGGCAGAGTTTCTGCAGCGAGGCCAGCTGGGCCTTGGCCTTGTCCATGTCGCCGGTCTCGACATAGAGCTCGCCCAAATATTCGCGGGCGGCCTTGTGGTCGGGCTTCAGCTCCAGCGCCTTGTTGTAGTAGGTCAGCGCGGTGGTGAAGTCGCCGGTCTTGCGCAGCGTGAAGCCGAGCAGATTGTAGACGTCGGCCTGCTGGTTGTCCTGCGCCAGGTCCCGCAGATCGGCCAACGCGCCCTTGTAATCCTTGGCGGCGATCTTGGCCTGGACGGTGGTGAGGTCGGGCGCGTCAGTGCCCTCTATGTCATCCACCGCATAGGCGGGCATGATCGTTGCGACGGGAACGACGGTCAGCACGGCAATGGCGCCGAGCAGGCCGAACAGGGCATTTCTGCCCAAAAGGGACTGTTTCATTGTCTTTCTCGCTTTGGTTGAGTGCTAGCGTTGAGAGACCGTTTCGAAACTCGCTCTGGCGAGTCATATGGAGGTGGTTTCGAGAACCGGAGCGCAGCGTACTTTTGGGTACGTGAGCACCGGAAGCGCAGAAAGCGCCTCCAGATGGCCGCCAGAGTAGAGTTTCCAAACGGGCTCAAACTTGAACCGGCGTGAAGCCATAGGCACTGCCGTCTTTCACGAAGACGCCGGTGCCCGGGAATGGGAAGTGCGACCCGGAAATGCGGATGTTGTCCGCGATCACCCGGTCGATGATCTTGTGGCGCGTGGCAATCGCCGTCGGCCCATCCTGGTCGTAGGCGCCCTGCCACTCCGGATGCGGCGCCAGCAAAGCGGGCACATACATGGTGTCGGCCGAGATCATCAGCTGTTCCTTGCCGGAATTGGCGAGGTACACCGAATGTCCGGGCGTGTGGCCGGGGGCGGCGATGATCTGGATGCCGGGCGCGACTTCCGCGCCGTCCTCGACCAGCTTCCAGTTCTTCCATTTCGGGAAGTTTTCGGCGATGCGCTTGCCCGCCGGCTTGCGGCCCTCGGGCAGCTTGGCCAGCCGGCCGGGGTCGGTCCACCAATTGTATTCCGTGGCGTTGACGATCAGCTCGGCATTGGGGAACACCGGCGTGTTGGTGCCCTTCTCCATCAGGCCCCAGACATGGTCGGGATGGAAATGCGAGATCATGATGGTGTCGATCGCCTTGTAGTCGATGCCGGCGGCGGCCATGTTGGCCGGCAGGTGCGTGGCATTGGCCTGCCATTGGCCGACGCCCGAGCCGGCATCCATCATGATCAGTTTTCCACCCATCTTGAGCACGACGACGGTGAGCGGAATGGGCATGAAGTCGGTAGGCAGTCCCGCCTTGGCAAGCGCTGCCTTGGTGTCGTCGACGGAGACATCCTTGATGAAGGCCGGGTCGTGCGGCTTCTTCCAGATGCCGTCATAGATGGCGGTCACCTCGATATCGCCGACCGTATATTTGTAGAAGCCGACGGTCGGCTCCACCGGTGTCTCTGCGAAAGCAGGGCGGGTGAATTCAAGCTTGCCGGCAAGGCCGAAAGCGGCAGCGGCGGCGGCGGATTGAAGCACTGTGCGGCGTGTCATGCTGAACATTGTGTGGTCTCCTGTGGGTTGCGGTGGCGTCAAGAAATCGCGGAAGGAGCGACGGAGGGCCACGCCACATGGCCCCCGTCCTGATTGCGGACCGGGTCGGGACCTCGAGGCTGTCCCAACCCCTGAACTCAGTTGCCCCAGATGCCCTGGCCTGGTTCATCCGCATCAGTTTTGGTCGTTGCCTGCATGCCGTGCCGAACCATGTCCGGCCTGCGGATCGAGGCGGTGTAGGTGTTGTCGGCGGAGGCGGCCGCCGGATTGACGGTGCGGTCGCCAAAATGATCGCTGCCGGCGAAGGCGCTGGTGGTGGCCACGAGGATGGCTGCGGCGGTGAGAGCGATGTTTTTCATATCGATGGCCCCTGTTGTTGAGCGATTGCTTGAAGGCGCGCTCAGCGGCCCCAGAGGCCTTCGTCGTTGTGCCGGTTGATGATGTCCTGCGCCGATCCCTGGCTCGGTCCGGTCGTCACCTTGGTGTCGACGCCGTTCTGGTGCGCGGTGTAGGGGATCGAAGCGGTGGCATTGGTGTCGACGGAAGCGACAGGCTGGTTTCCCGTGTTGCCACCGAAATGATCGCTGCCGGCAAAGGCAGCACTCGAGGCAAGCAACATCGCAGCCACGCCGAGAGCGAGCTTGGTCATTTGACAAATCCTTGTTTCGTTTCTCCGGGTCGCGGGCCGGCAGTTTGGCCCCGCTGAAGGAAAGACCCGGCAAGGCGGTGCTTTATTCCCGGGGGTGGCGAGATTTTTTTGGAAGGGGAATCAGGGCTCGATGAACCCAACCTTGGCAGAGCCCAATAGGCGCGACCTAGACACACAAAAGGCGCCGGCGCAGCGCGCCGACGCCTTCAAGGATGCGCCAGACCGGCCCGCCTACGGACAGGTCTTCTTGCCGCAGACCGCGATGCAGATCGCCGGGTTCGAACAGGTGTAGGTTTTCTTGGAACTGGTGCCGGAAGATGAGCCGCCGCTGGACGCGGCGAGCTGGCCGGGCCCGCCCTGGTCCAGCGTCTTCATGTCGCGATTGCTGGCGCTGATCTTGCCGCAGATCTCGGCGCCGCAAACCGCCTTGCAGATCGCCGGATTCCAGCATTTGTAGGCCGCGAAGACCTCGGTTGGAAGAAGGGCGCAGAAAACCGAGATGCCGAATATCAATCTTTTCGCCGCACGCATTGTTGCCTCCTGTGGCCAGTTTTCCCGATGTCACGGAGGCCCGGCCGCCCAGCCTCCGTTCCCGCGCATGCCTCATGCAGCGCGTCCGCCGGCGCGACTATGCGGATGCAAAGCCATGGGCGTATCGCACTGGCGGCACAGGCGCATGGCACTGGCGGCACAGGCGCCTCACTGCGCCAGACCGGCGCGCACCTCGGAAGGCGTCATGCGATAGCGCGAGCGGAACTGCCGGTAGAAGGTCGACGGCTCGACCAGTCCCGCCTCGAAGGCGAGATCGGCGATCGGCCGCGCCGCGAAAAGCGGGCTGGCGAGCTGCCGGTGGATGCGCTCGAGCCGCCTTTGCATGACATAGTCGGAAAAGCCCTGCCCCTCCTCGGCGAAGAGGCGCCTGATGTAGCGCGGGCTGATGCCGAGGCCCCTTGCCGCCATCTCCGCCGACAGCCGCGCTTTGTGCAGATTCTCCTCGATGTAGCGCTTGATGGCCTCGATGCGCGCGGCGCGGACGCCGCGCCCGGCGATCACCTCGCTGACCTCGCGGCTGGCGCCGACCGCGGCCGCGAACAGATCGGCAATGTGCTGGGCCGCCAGTGGCGCCAGCCCGGCGCTCATCCCGCCCCGCGCCACCGCGCCGAGATAGGCCAGCAGAAGCCGCGCCTCCGGCGTGGCGGGGTTGATCGCATCGGGCCTGAGATCACCGACATGGCGCACCAGCGGCTCCAGCGTCGACCTGGCAAAGCGGGCGCAGATGGTCCACTCGCCGTTCGGCGCCCTGGCGCGCCAGCGCCGGTCCATCGGCATGATGCAGGGCGCGCCGGCCGGGGTCTCCACCGTTCCATGGCTTGGCGTGTCAAAACCCCAGCCGCCGGCGATCCAGGACACGACGAGGTCGTCATTGGCATCCTGCCGCAGCGCTGCCGTGCGTTCCCAGGCCATCGGCGCAACCTTGCCCTCGGCCACGCTCACCCCAGGCAGCAGAAGCGTGGTGGCGCTCAGATGCAGCGCGCCGCCCTCCAGCGGGGCGAGGTCCAGCCGCATGCAGATGCGGCCGTAGAATTCGCGCACCGCTTCTTCGCGCTCGCGGTCGGCAATCTCGTCCGTGGACAGGACGATGACATTGTCCGGGCTGGACACCTGCGTTCGATCCCCGTTCTTCCCCTGGAGTTTTCGTGCGGGCGACAGGGACAGTTCAAGGCCTATGTGGACGCTCCGCGCAAAAGTGGCGGCAGGCGCAAGGAATGTGGCCCCAGGTGCAAGATCGGCATCGGATTGTCTGCTGTCCGGGCTTCAGCGGAGTTCGCGGATCCAATGCCATAGGCTGTGGTTGGCCCCATGCCCGCGGTTGAGGCCGCGGCCCTCCGCGGCAAGCGCCCGCATCTCGCGCGGCGTCATGTCGAAGGCACGCCGGAAGGCGCGGACAAAACTCTTGCGGTGAACGAAGCCGTAGCGGCCGGCGATCTCGCCAATGGCTTCGTGCCGGCGGCCGGGATCGACAAGTTCGGCGCGGCAGCGGCGCAGCCTCTCCTCCTGGATGTATCTGGAGAGGCCGCCATGCGGCTCGAACAGATAATAGAGCTTGCGCGTCGAGATGCCGAACAGCGCGGCTATCGTTTCGGCGGCGAGGTCCCGGCCGCTGATGTGCCTGTCGATATGGCGGCGGATTTCGCCGCTCAGCGCCAGTTGCACCGAAATGGCGTTTTCCTCCGCCACGGTCGAATTGATCGCCGCGGCGGCGAGTTCCAGGGTCGGCCTGGTCACCGCCTCGGCATCCCTGCCGCTCATGGCCGGCGCGGCCTGGTAGAGGCTGAGCAGATGGCCGCGCAACAGCGCCGTCAAAGGCGCATTGCCTGGGACGACGCGCAGATTGTGCTCGTCGGGCGCCTTCAGAAGCGGCGCCAGCAGGCGACGCGGCATGGTCAGGTTGAGGCTGTCGATACCGGACGTCCCTGTCGACTGGGCCTGCGCCAGGTCGGAGACGATCAGGTCGCCCGGGCAGGCCTTTTCATCCGATCCGCCATCGCGCCGGCCGTGGCTGCCGCGCAGGCAGAGCTGGACGGTGATCTGGTCGAGCCCGTCGCGTCCGATGCGGGCGCGCGAGCGGTCGAAGTTCTGCGCGACGCATCGGTACGAACTGAGCGCGATCTCGCCGAAATCAAACGCTTCCGCATGGACATGGAAGCGGTCGTCGCCACCATTGCGCAGGCGAACGTCGTAGAAGAAACTCATGTTCTCCTGCCACAGCGCGATGGCCTGCCTGGGCACCAGGCCCGCTGAATCCAGCACGGAGCGCGGGACCCCGCGATCCGCGAGCGCCCCGTCCGGCTCTTGACCGTTGCCTGCCGTCGCCATCCGCCACGATCCTCCGCGAACGGCGCAGCATAGGCGTGGTTGCCGAGCCACGACAACACCGGGTTTGCACGGCAAGCTCAGGCCGGCTGCACCAGCCCCTCCCCAGTTCACAATGTCCCGCTCAGACACACTTCAGAAACAATATTCAACAGTTCGGAAAAACTGGCGAAAAGATCGGATGCCATAAGCATCCCTCAACGGCCGGGAATCGGCCGCCTCACACGCGCACAACGGTCAAATGCAGCAGCTGCGCAGCCGGCAAAGGCCTGCCAATGCGGCGGCATGAACAGCCTGGCAATGCGCAGTAAGGGCGAGAAAGTTTGGAAATGGATTACGGTATCGATATCGCCGCATTGGACAGGGACGCGGCAAGGCCGGGCAGAGCGCCCGAAACTGGCGACGCGCAGCCGAAAACCGGCGCCGGCTCCGCAATCGCCGCGCACGGCCAGATTCTGACCGGCGCCGACTTCGCCCGGGCAGGTCAGCCCGGCGAGCGGCTCGATGCGGTCTTCGAACAACTCGCCGAAACATTCGCCACCCTGCCGGCGGTGATCTCCGAAGGACGTGTCTGGACCTATCAGGAGCTCGACAGGCGGGCCAACCAGTTCGCCCGCCTGCTGATCAAGCGCGGCGTGCGGCCGGGCGACCGAGTCGGGCTTATCCTCGACCGGTCGGCGGAAACCTATGTCGCCTTGCTCGCCGTGGTGAAGGCAGGCGCCGCTTTCGTGCCGCTGGCCACCGCCTTTCCGCAAGAGCGCATGGCGCTGATCATCGAGGACGCCAACGTCAGCCTGGTCGTCACCATCGCCACCTATGCCTCGCGGGCCGACCAGTTGCCGGTTCCGCATGTGCTGATCGACAGCGCCGCAGCCGAGATCTCCAAACAGTCCGACGCCCCGCTGAAGCCCCACAAGGCGCCGGCCCCCGCTGCAGTCGAAGACATCTGCTATATCCTCTACACGTCGGGCACCACCGGCAGGCCGAAGGGCGTGGCCATCCGCCACCAGAGCTTCGTCAACTTCATCCGCGTCGCCGCCGCATCCTACGGCTACCGGCCGGGCGATCGCGTCTACCAGGGCATGACGATTGCCTTCGACTTTTCCTCCGAAGAGATCTGGGTGCCGTTCGTCGCCGGCGCGACCGTGGTGCCCGCACCCGGCCAGATGCCGCTCGTCGGCGAGGAACTCGCCGATTTCCTGCGTCTTCATGACATCACCTGCATGGCCTGCAGCCCGACGCTGCTGTCGTCGATGACATCTGACGTGCCCAGCCTGCGCACGCTCCTGGTCGGCGGCGAGGCCTGCCCGCACAATCTGGTGGTGCGCTGGTCGAAGCCGGGGCGGCAGATCCTCAACACCTACGGCCCGACCGAAGCGACCGTCACGGCGACTATGGGCGCGCTGACGCCGGAAAAGCCCGTCACCATCGGTGCGCCGCTGCCCACCTATTCCATCGTCATTCTCGACGCTTCGCTGCCGGAGCTCGCCGAGCCTGGCGAACTGGGCGAGATCGGCATCGCCGGCATCGGGCTCGCGGTCGGCTATCTCAACAGGCAAGACCTGACCGAACAGAAGTTCATCCCCGATTTCCTCGGCCTGCCGAACAACCCGTCGAAGCGCATCTACCGCACGGGCGACCTTGGCCGGATCAACGCCGATGGCGAGATCGAATATGCCGGGCGTATCGATACCCAGGTGAAGATCCGCGGCTACCGCATCGAGCTCGGTGAGATCGAGGCGGTGCTGCTCGACCAGCCTGAGATCGCGCAGGCCGCCGTCACCACCTGGGAGATCGAGCCCGGGCGTGTCGAGCTCGTCGCCTACTACGCAGCCAAGGCCGGAGCGCCGGCGCTCTCGCGCGCCGATCTCGCCCAGACGATGAAGCGGCGCCTGCCGGACTACATGGTGCCCTCCTATCTGGAGGAACTGCCGGCAATCCCGATGACGGTGTCGAACAAGGTCGACCTTCGCCAGCTGCCGAAGCCGACAAGCACCAGGCTTTCGGCCGACCGCGCCATGGTTGCGCCCGGCAATGACGACGAAATTTTCCTGGCCGACGCGCTGGCCGCTGTGCTGAAATTCGACGCGGTGTCGGTCGAGGACAATTTCTTCGACGATCTCGGCGCCAACTCGCTGCTGATGGCGCATTTCTGCGCCCGTGTGCGCACCCGCAAGGAATGGGCGACGACGTCCATGCGCGACATCTATCTCTATCCGACGGTCGCGCGCCTGGCCAAGCATCTGAGCGTGGCGGAAGAGATGACGACGGCCACCAATGAGCCTGTCCTCACCCGCCAGGCCTCGAACTTTGCCTACTGGAGCTGCGGCGCGGGCCAGCTTTCGTTCTACCTTGTCTACAGCTATGCCGCGCTGTGGGTCCTCGACCATGGCCTCGACTGGGTCTATGACGCACTCGACGAACCGCTGCAGCTATATCTCAGGTGCGTGGCGCTGTCGGCCGGCGTGTTCTTCGGCATGTCCGGCTTTGCCGTTGCCGCGAAATGGCTGCTCATCGGCCGCTGGAAGGCCGAGGCGTTCCCCATCTGGGGATGGCGCTACTATCGCTTCTGGGTCGTCAAGACGCTGATCCGCTCGGCGCCCGTCGTGCTGTTCCGCGGCAGCCCGCTCTACAGCATCTATCTGCAGCTTCTCGGCACCAAGCTCGGGCACAACGCCGTCATCGAATCCAAATCCGTGCCCGTCTGCACGGATCTCATTTCGATCGGCGCCAACACGATCCTGCGCAAGGAATCGATGGTCCTCGGCTATCGGGCCCAGGCCGGCTATATCCACACCGGGCCGCTGAGCATCGGTCGCGATGCCTTCGTCGGCGTGGGTTCGACGCTCGACATCGACACCTCGATCGGCGACGGCGGCCAGCTCGGCCATTCGTCCTCGCTGCAGCGCGGGCAGAGCATTCCCGACGGCGAGCACTGGCATGGATCGCCGGCCGTGCCGACCACGGCCGACTATTGCAAGGTGCGGACCGCGAACCCCTACGAGGTCCGGCGCTTCCTCTACGAGGCCGTTCAGCTGTTCCTGCTGTTCGCTGTCATCACCCCGCTGCCGCTCCTGTTCCACAGCTATTGGGAATATGTCGGCGACGACTATCAGGAGACGATCGGTCTTGTCGCCATCGGCACCACGGTCACGCTTTTCGGCTATATCGCCGTGGCCTTTTTCGCCGCCACGGTCCTGCCGCGCGTTTTCAGCCTGATCCTGAAGCCGGGCCGCACCTATACGCTCTATGGCTTCCGCTACTGGCTGCAGACCGTGTCCGAATTCTCCAGCAATTCGCGTGTGCTGGGGCTGCTGTTCGGCGACAGCTCGGCCATCGTCCACTACATGCGCGCCATCGGCTGGAACCTCAACAAGGTGGTGCAGACCGGCTCCAATTTCGGCTCGAACCAGCAGCACGACAACCCGCTTCTGTGCGAGATCGGCACCGAGACCATGGTGTCGGACGGCCTGTACATGATCAATGTGCACAAGTCCGCCTCGGCGTTCCGGCTGGAGCCGACCCGTATTGGCGAGCGCAACTATCTCGGCAACAACATCTACTATCCGCCGGATGGCCGCACGGGCGACAACGTCCTGCTCGGCACCAAGGTGATGATCCCCATCGACGGCCCGCTGCGCGAGAATGTCGGCCTGCTTGGTTCGCCTGCCTTTGAAATCCCGCGCATGGTCAACCGCGACAAGGAACTCATCGCCGGCGTCGACGAGGCCGACCGGCGCCAGCGTATCCCGTTCAAGAACCGCCACAATCTGGTGACGATCCTTCTGTTCATGGCGACGCAATGGGTCATGCTGTTCGCCACGCTGGCGATCTGGGACCGGGCGCTGAACTACTACACCGAATGGAACGAGGTCGCCCTCTTCGTCGCCGTGCTCCTGACCTCGGCGATCACCATTCCGTTCTACATCTTCGTCGAGCGGGCAAGCCTTGGTTTCGGCCGGCTGAAGCCGCGGATGACGACGATCTACGATGTCGACTTCTGGCGCCACGAACGTCACTGGAAGCTGGCGGATTCGCCGATCGTGCGCCTGTTCGCCGGCACGCCGTTCCGGCCGATGATCCTGCGCCTGCTGGGCGTCAAGGTCGGCAAGCGCGTCTATGACGGTGGAGCCAACCTCACCGAACGCTCGCTGGTCGAGATCGGCGATGACGCCACGCTCAACGAGGGCTGCGTTATCCAGGCCCATTCGCTGGAAGAAGGTGCGTTCAAGTCGGACTTCATCCGCATCGGCGACGGTTGCACGCTCGGGCCTTCCGCCTTTATCCATTACGGCGTCGTCATGGGCAAGGGATCGGTGGTCGATACGGACTCCTTCGTGATGAAGGGCGAAGAGCTGGAGCCCAACTCGATCTGGCGCGGCAACCCGGCCAAGCTGCACCGATTCGTCGAGCCGATCGTGGAGGCCAGGGCGTCATCCTGACGCCCGATAGCATCGGAGGTCACGTGGCAGAGCGATCCGGAAGCACCATAGACATCCGGATCGCCCCGGTGACCCCGGCCAACAGCACTTTGGTCACCGCACTGCAGTTGGCTCCGGAGCAATTGGATTTCGTCGCAAGCAACGCGGACTCGCTGCGCGAAGCCAGATCCGACAGGGACGCGCAGCCGCGCGTCATCATGGCCGGGGATCGTGTCGTCGGCTTCCTGATGTACGAGGCGCCGCACGACGACGACGAGGCGCGGATCTACCGCCTCATGATCGACCGCGCCTGGCAGGGCAGAGGCTACGGCAAGGCCGCGTTGCGTGAAGTGCTCAAGGAAATCGCCGGGCTCGGCCACATCGGCCACGTCTCCATCTGCTATGAACCGGAGAATGAAGCAGCGCGCCAGCTCTATCGCACTGCCGGTTTCGTCGAAGAAGGGCTCGACGAGGATGGCGAAATGATCGCCGACCTCGTCCTGCCGAGGGATGGCCGTTGACGCGGTCGCCCGAAGACGCGTTGACCGAGGCGATGGCGGCAATCGCGCCCCGAGGTGTCCGGACGGGATGCAGGGTGATAGGCGACGCGGACGAGGCCCTTCTGCTCCCGGAGGAAGCGCGTTCCATCCCCGCGCGCCAGCCGGCCATGCGGCGCGCCAGCGGAGCGGCCCGCTGGATCGCACACCGGCTGCTGGCCGATATCGGCATCAAGGACGTCGCCATCCCGCGCGCGCCATCCGGTGCTCCGGTCTGGCCAGCCGGGATAATTGGTTCGCTCGCCCATGACGTCGACATGGCCGTGGCGGCGGTCGCGCAAATTGCCGATATCAGCTCGCTCGGCATCGACGTCGAGCCCGCGCTGCCCCTGCCCGATGATATTTTCGCGCTCGTTGCAATCGCTGCGGACCGGATGGACACAGCCGAGCAGTCTCTTGCCGGCCGCATCCTGTTTGCCGCCAAGGAAGCGGTCTACAAGGCCGTCTATCCGCTGGACCGCCAGGTGCTGGGCTATGAGGATATCTCCGTCGATCTCAAGGCGGGCCACGCGACGAC contains these protein-coding regions:
- a CDS encoding 4'-phosphopantetheinyl transferase encodes the protein MIGDADEALLLPEEARSIPARQPAMRRASGAARWIAHRLLADIGIKDVAIPRAPSGAPVWPAGIIGSLAHDVDMAVAAVAQIADISSLGIDVEPALPLPDDIFALVAIAADRMDTAEQSLAGRILFAAKEAVYKAVYPLDRQVLGYEDISVDLKAGHATTTTGRSASLVYCIAPRVVVLAFVG